From the Lysobacter soyae genome, the window GGCGACTATCGCGATATCGCCGCAGTTTCCAGTGGCTTCCTATCAGCCGACAAGTCCGATTCCGCTAGTGCTGGGTTCAACAACGCACGAGTGGGCAGTTTCAATCTCACCTACGCAAACCTGCGGTATCCAGACGAGAATGGCAATCGCATCCTTGGCGCTTACTGGAACCGGACGATCGGCGACCGCTGGTTTCTTAGCGCGGGAATGCAACGCGACTTGGAAAACCCGCGCCTGGAAAGTTATCAACTCAGTTTGTCCGCAACCCTCGGCCAAGATCTGCAAGCCTTCAGTTCGATGCGGCATTCCAAGACGAACGACAGCTTCGAGGCCAACCTGATGAAGCAAGCTCGCGCCAATGGTGATTTCGGCTGGCGCGTGCAAGCCCGGAAAGACACATTGGGCGGCATACAAGGTCTCGTCGAAGGCCAATGGTTGACCAAAGCTGCTGAAGTGACTGCGGCCGCGACCAGCGGCGCGCGCGATCAGGGCAGTCAATACCGATTGGCTGCTCGCGGCAGTGTGCTGTGGATGGGTCGTAGCTTCTTCGCGTCGCGCGAAGTTGTGGACGGATTTGCCTTGGTTCAGACCGGCTTGCCGGGTGTGCCGGTCAAACTTGAAAATCGTGCGTACGGGGTCACAAACGCCGCCGGCGAACTCATCGTGACGCCTGTGATTCCCTTTCAGCACAACCGGGTTTCAATCGACCCGACCAACCTTCCTGCCAATGTGCGAGTCCAAAGCAGTGATCGTGACGCCGTTCCGGGCGCCAGTGGTGCGACACGGGTAACGTTTAATCTATCTCCCGTTCACGCGGCCGTCGTGGTTCTGTCGGATAAGGATGGTGCAGCGATTCCCGTGGGCAGCACCGTGCGACGGTTGAATGCAGATGGGTCGCAATCTGAGACCATCATGGGATACGACAGCGAGGTGTACTTGGAAGGCCTTTCGGAACACAACAAACTCATCGTCGAGACACCGGCAGGCGTTTGTCATTCAGAGTTCAACTACGATTCGAAGGCGCAGGGGATCCCGCGCATCGAATCCGTGCGTTGTGTCATGGAGGCAGAATGAATTCCCGGGCGCTGCTCTTGCTGTTGGCCATGCTTTGGCTGGTGCTTCACACGGCACCGGCGCGAGCTGCCACCACGTGCACCACTTCCGCGCCAGACATCGTCATCACCGGATATGACGGAACGGCACAGGCTTCCGCGAATACCACCATCACGGTCCGTTGTACGACGCCGGATTTCGCACTCTTCGGAGGCCGGGCTTATGTCAATTTGTGTCTATACATTGATGGACAGCCGCGCCGACTCGTCAACGGGGCAAGCACACTTGCGTATGAACTCTATACGGCGAGTGGATCGGTTTGGCAGGCGCCTTCTGCGTCACCGCCATCCCAACAAATGGTGAACCTCAACTACAGCGTTGGCTGGGGTGGAGGATCCGGCTCGGCAACGGTTCTGATCAACGCTCGTATTCCTGCGCAATCAGGAGCCGTGAATGGAACCTACAGTCACACGCTTCCAGGCGTGGCCACGAGCGCTGAATTCAGATCCAGTGAACCTGGATTTTTCGGTGATCCCACAGCACCGCCCGCCAGCTGCAAGACCGGGGACATTGCCGGCGCCAATACGCCGAATTTTCCATTCGCCACCACTGCACAAGTCACGACCACTTGCCAAATCAACACGGCCAGCGATCTGAACTTCGGCAGCGTCGAAGGCTTTATCACTTCTGCAGTCAATCAAACGTCGCAAATTAACTTGCGCTGCGTAGGTGGCACTGCATGGAAGCTGGGGTTGAACAACGGCATCAATGCCAATGGTACGCAGCGAAGAATGAAGCACAGCGCCGCGGCAGAATTCGTCGACTACGAGTTATATCGGGACGCCGGGCGTAGCCAGCGATGGGGCACGACCTTGAACAGCGACACGCAGAACGGTATAGGCACGGGCAACGCACAAACCGTGACCGTCTACGGTCAAGTCCCTCAGCAAACGGCTACCCCAGGCGACTATAGCGACACTGTCACCGTCACGATTACGTACTGAAACTCGGCGCATCGTGCTGCGACGCAACGTCCGCTAGAATATGGCCATCTTCTGCCGACAGGTGTCCCATGTCCGAACTCGTCTATCGCCGCGTGTTGTTGAAACTTTCAGGCGAGGCGTTGATGGGGGACGAAGACTACGGCATCGACCCGAAAATCCTGGGACGCATTGCCACCGAAGTCATTGAAGCGCGCGCGGCCGGTGCGGAAATCGCACTGGTCATCGGCGGCGGCAATATTTTCCGCGGTGCCGGACTCGCGGCCGGCGGCATGGATCGCGTCACCGGCGATCAGATGGGCATGCTGGCCACGGTGATCAACGCGCTGGCCATGCAAGATGCGCTGGAAAAACTCGGCGCGAAATGCCGGGTGATGAGTGCGATCAAGATCAACGACGTTTGCGAAGACTACATCCGTCGACGCGCCGTCCGTCACTTGGAAAAAGGCCGGATCTGCATTTTCGCCGCCGGTGTGGGCAGCCCGTTCTTCACCACGGACTCCGGTGCCGCGCTGCGCGCCATCGAAATCGGCGCGGACTTGCTGCTGAAAGCCACCAAGGTGGACGGCATCTACGACAAAGATCCGAACAAACACAGCGATGCGGTGCGCTTCGATGACCTGACCTACGACGAAGTGCTGCAACGTAACCTTCAGGTGATGGATACCGCCGCATTCGCCTTGGCCCGCGACAGCGCGTTGCCGATGCGCGTATTCGACATGTATCAGCCCGGTGTGATTTCGCGGATCCTCAACGGCGAACCGGTCGGCACACTCGTTCACGCCTGAGCGCCCCGAAGAGCCGGATTCAACGCTGTTCGCACACCTTCCCCTCTATAATGGGGAGTCAGATTCGCGGAGCTCCGAACATGTTGAACGAAATCAAGCAAGACGCGCAGGCGCGCATGCAAAAAAGCATTGAAGCCCTTCGCAACACCTTGAGCAAAGTGCGCACCGGCCGCGCCACCACGGCATTGGTCGATCACTTGAAGGTCAACTATTACGGCTCAGACATGCCCCTGACCCAGGTGGCCAGCGTCACCGTCAGCGACGCGCGTTCGCTCACCATTACGCCTTGGGAAAAACCGATGGTCGCTGCCATCGAAAAGGCGATCCTCGCCTCCGACTTGGGCCTCACCCCCAACACCGCCGGCACCACCATTCGCATCAATATCCCGGCCCTCACCGAAGAACGCCGCAAGGACCTGACCAAGGTCGTCCATGGCGAAGGTGAGGATTCCAAGGTGGCGATCCGCAACATCCGCCGCGATGCCAACCAGCAAATCAAAGATTTGTTGAAAGAAAAGGCCATCACCGAAGATGACGTGCGCCGCACCGAAGAAGAAATTCAAAAGATCACCGACAAGGCGATCAAAGACATTGACGACGTCATCAAAGAAAAAGAAGTTGAATTGATGGCGGTTTGACGCGTCGGCCCGCGACTGGCGCATGAATACACCGAATACCCTGCCAAGGCATGTGGCCGTCATCATGGACGGCAACGGTCGCTGGGCGCAGCAACGCCGCCGCCCGCGCATCATCGGCCATCGTGCCGGCGCGCGCGCTGTGCGCAATGCCATCGATTACTGCATGCAGCAAGGCGTGGAAGTGCTCACCTTGTATGCGTTTTCCAGCGAGAACTGGCGCCGGCCTGAAGAAGAAGTCAGCGGGTTGATGCGCATTTTCTTGAATGTGCTCGATACCGAAGTGTCGGAGTTATCGCGACGCGGGGTGCGCATCCGCTTCATCGGTGATCGCGCCGCCTTCAGTGAATCCCTGCGTGCACGCATGCAGGACACCGAGTCCGCTACCGCTGACAACACACAACTGACGCTGGTCATCGCCGCGAGTTACGGCGGTCATCAGGACATCGCCCAAGCGGCGCGCGTGCTCGCCCAACAAGTGGCAGACGGACAGCTGCGCCCTGAGCAAGTGGATGCAGAACGCATGGCGCAGCATGTGGCGATGTCGGATCTGCAGCCGGTCGACCTGTGCATCCGTACCGGCGGGGATTTGCGCATCAGCAACTTCCTGTTGTGGCAAATTGCTTATTCCGAACTGTGGTTCACACCGGTACTCTGGCCGGATGTGGACGCAAAACTTTTGTCCGAGGCTTTCAGCGACTTTGCCAGGCGGCAGCGTCGTTTTGGCATGACGGGCGAACAAATCGACGACGGCGCAGGAGCGGCCTTTACCCCATGACCCGTACCCGCGTAATTTCCGCCTTGGTGATGGCACCGATTGCGATCTCGGCCATCTTGCTGTTGCCGACGCCCTGGATGTCGGTGCTTGCCGCCGCCGTCTTCATGGGCGGCCTTTGGGAATGGCTGAAACTGTCCGACGTGGATGACACGCTGGCCCGCAGCATCCTCGTCGCCCTGAATTTGCTGTTGCTCGTGGTTCTGGTATGGGCCTCGCATTCGAAACAAGGTGGCACGACCGCCCTGCTCACTGTCATGACCATGATCGGTGTGGTGTGGTGGCTGATCAGCGCGCTTTGGTTGCGCTTCCCGGCCTTCGGCTCCCATCACGAACATTGGTCGCGCGTCTGCAAACTCTTTGCGGCGAGCCTTGCGATCCTCCCGGCTTGGTGCGCGTTGATGTTGTTGCACAGCGGCGCCGACGATGTCGTGCAACGCGGTCTTTGGAACGTGCCGGCAGGACATTGGTGGTTGCTCACGGCGCTTGCCACCGTGTGGATGGCCGATTCCGGCGCGTATTTCGCCGGCAAGAAATTCGGCAAGCGCAAAATGAGCCCGCGCATCAGCCCGAACAAGACCGTGGAAGGTCTGCTCGGCGGCATCGCCGCCGGCGTCGTGACTTGCATGATTTTCTCCCTAGCGACCGGCATTTCAGCCGGCGCGCTGCCGGCGGTGGCATTGGTGGGCATGCTGACGGTCGTGGCCGCTGTGATCGGTGATTTGTTTGAAAGCTTGCTCAAGCGCCATGCCGGGGCAAAAGACTCCAGTGATCTGATTCCGGGACACGGCGGTATTTTGGATCGGGTGGACAGTGTGCTGGCTGCACTGCCGGTCTTTGCCCTGTCCAAGCTCTTGCTCGGATTGTGAACGCCGACGCCCCACAACGCATCGCACTGCTGGGCGCCACCGGCTCCATCGGCACCTCCGCACTCGACGTCATTGCCCGTCACCCGGAACGGTTTGTTATCGACACGTTGGCGGCCGGCTCGCGCGTCGATGCGCTGATTGAATTGTGCAAAAAATTCCATCCGCGTTTTGCCGTGATCGCCGATCCTTCTGGTTACGAGGCGCTGAAAAACGGCCTATCCGATTGCGGTTTGCGCACCCAAGCCGCCGCCGGGGCAGCGGCGCTGAATGAACGTGCATCGGCGGAGGACGTCGATACGGTCATCGCGGCCATCGTCGGTGCAGCGGGTTTGGATTCCACTTTGGCAGCTGCGCGTGCGGGCAAGCGCCTATTGCTCGCCAACAAGGAATCCTTGGTTCTGGCCGGCGAGCTACTGATGCAAACGGCGCACGCATCGGGCGCCACCATCGTGCCGGTGGATAGTGAACACAACGCGATCTTTCAATGCCTGCCTGCCCATGGCGACAACCGAAATGTCTCGCGCATCATTCTGACTGCCTCTGGCGGGCCTTTCCGTGGAAAACGTCGTGCTGAGCTTGCCGAGGTCACGCCGGCACAAGCGGTTGCCCATCCCAATTGGTCGATGGGTGCGAAAATTTCCGTCGATTCGGCCACGCTCATGAACAAAGGTCTCGAGGTGATCGAAGCGCACCATTTGTTCGGGATGGCGCCGTCGCGCATTTCGGTCGTTGTGCATCCGCAGAGCATCGTCCACTCCATGGTGGAATACGACGACGGCTCAACCCTAGCGCAATTGGGTCGCCCCGAC encodes:
- a CDS encoding Csu type fimbrial protein, with protein sequence MNSRALLLLLAMLWLVLHTAPARAATTCTTSAPDIVITGYDGTAQASANTTITVRCTTPDFALFGGRAYVNLCLYIDGQPRRLVNGASTLAYELYTASGSVWQAPSASPPSQQMVNLNYSVGWGGGSGSATVLINARIPAQSGAVNGTYSHTLPGVATSAEFRSSEPGFFGDPTAPPASCKTGDIAGANTPNFPFATTAQVTTTCQINTASDLNFGSVEGFITSAVNQTSQINLRCVGGTAWKLGLNNGINANGTQRRMKHSAAAEFVDYELYRDAGRSQRWGTTLNSDTQNGIGTGNAQTVTVYGQVPQQTATPGDYSDTVTVTITY
- the pyrH gene encoding UMP kinase, with translation MSELVYRRVLLKLSGEALMGDEDYGIDPKILGRIATEVIEARAAGAEIALVIGGGNIFRGAGLAAGGMDRVTGDQMGMLATVINALAMQDALEKLGAKCRVMSAIKINDVCEDYIRRRAVRHLEKGRICIFAAGVGSPFFTTDSGAALRAIEIGADLLLKATKVDGIYDKDPNKHSDAVRFDDLTYDEVLQRNLQVMDTAAFALARDSALPMRVFDMYQPGVISRILNGEPVGTLVHA
- the frr gene encoding ribosome recycling factor, which codes for MLNEIKQDAQARMQKSIEALRNTLSKVRTGRATTALVDHLKVNYYGSDMPLTQVASVTVSDARSLTITPWEKPMVAAIEKAILASDLGLTPNTAGTTIRINIPALTEERRKDLTKVVHGEGEDSKVAIRNIRRDANQQIKDLLKEKAITEDDVRRTEEEIQKITDKAIKDIDDVIKEKEVELMAV
- the uppS gene encoding polyprenyl diphosphate synthase, whose product is MNTPNTLPRHVAVIMDGNGRWAQQRRRPRIIGHRAGARAVRNAIDYCMQQGVEVLTLYAFSSENWRRPEEEVSGLMRIFLNVLDTEVSELSRRGVRIRFIGDRAAFSESLRARMQDTESATADNTQLTLVIAASYGGHQDIAQAARVLAQQVADGQLRPEQVDAERMAQHVAMSDLQPVDLCIRTGGDLRISNFLLWQIAYSELWFTPVLWPDVDAKLLSEAFSDFARRQRRFGMTGEQIDDGAGAAFTP
- a CDS encoding phosphatidate cytidylyltransferase, which codes for MTRTRVISALVMAPIAISAILLLPTPWMSVLAAAVFMGGLWEWLKLSDVDDTLARSILVALNLLLLVVLVWASHSKQGGTTALLTVMTMIGVVWWLISALWLRFPAFGSHHEHWSRVCKLFAASLAILPAWCALMLLHSGADDVVQRGLWNVPAGHWWLLTALATVWMADSGAYFAGKKFGKRKMSPRISPNKTVEGLLGGIAAGVVTCMIFSLATGISAGALPAVALVGMLTVVAAVIGDLFESLLKRHAGAKDSSDLIPGHGGILDRVDSVLAALPVFALSKLLLGL
- a CDS encoding 1-deoxy-D-xylulose-5-phosphate reductoisomerase; this encodes MNADAPQRIALLGATGSIGTSALDVIARHPERFVIDTLAAGSRVDALIELCKKFHPRFAVIADPSGYEALKNGLSDCGLRTQAAAGAAALNERASAEDVDTVIAAIVGAAGLDSTLAAARAGKRLLLANKESLVLAGELLMQTAHASGATIVPVDSEHNAIFQCLPAHGDNRNVSRIILTASGGPFRGKRRAELAEVTPAQAVAHPNWSMGAKISVDSATLMNKGLEVIEAHHLFGMAPSRISVVVHPQSIVHSMVEYDDGSTLAQLGRPDMRTTLAVGLAWPDRVASGVAGLDWQQHSRLDFEPPDLDTFPALQLAFDAMATGGTAPAMLNALNEVAVSAFLQAQCSFLGISALVAAGLNTLESEPASSLDALLAADLRARAFGAEYLRTH